A single Arachidicoccus sp. BS20 DNA region contains:
- a CDS encoding ANTAR domain-containing protein: protein METGTVQQKITLAFINDKSPILDAICDNLTHSGMKVLFRSENIENGLSQLSALKEYPEICVIDLDFYDKNVLTQLQKLITQYPTIKLIAHSDIDDEKVGRALLDIGVAAYLLIGSDTDDFKKAIEGVSSGGRYFSVGVSKIVQEYFGNK from the coding sequence ATGGAAACCGGTACAGTACAACAAAAAATCACTCTCGCCTTTATCAATGATAAAAGTCCAATCTTAGATGCCATTTGTGATAATCTTACTCATTCAGGAATGAAGGTTTTATTCCGCTCGGAAAATATCGAAAACGGACTGTCTCAATTATCCGCATTGAAAGAGTATCCTGAAATTTGCGTGATTGATCTTGATTTTTATGACAAGAATGTGCTGACACAGCTTCAAAAATTAATAACGCAATACCCAACCATCAAACTGATTGCCCATAGTGATATTGATGATGAAAAAGTGGGTAGAGCTCTTTTGGATATTGGTGTTGCTGCTTATCTGCTCATTGGTAGCGATACCGACGATTTTAAAAAAGCCATTGAGGGAGTTTCTAGTGGCGGAAGATATTTTAGTGTAGGGGTATCGAAGATTGTACAGGAATATTTTGGCAATAAGTAA
- a CDS encoding helix-turn-helix domain-containing protein, which yields MDLLTNDTEEIIAHHEMITQLKKRIEIILKNYRPVMDGEIYLSGEDVCRLLHISKRTLQQYRDDNILPFVQIGGKIIYKESDILTVLEQNYINQ from the coding sequence ATGGATTTACTAACGAATGACACCGAAGAAATTATCGCCCATCACGAGATGATAACGCAATTGAAAAAGCGTATCGAAATAATCTTGAAAAATTACCGCCCTGTAATGGACGGAGAAATCTATTTATCGGGCGAAGATGTGTGTAGGCTGTTACACATCAGCAAACGCACCCTCCAGCAATATCGTGATGATAATATCCTGCCATTTGTTCAGATAGGAGGCAAGATAATATACAAGGAAAGCGATATTCTGACCGTCTTGGAACAGAATTATATAAACCAATAA
- a CDS encoding DUF5694 domain-containing protein: MKYFFIIFLFVPAILLAQENKVEILILGSDHLAQIYKEENPNTDILSPNNQKSIDEFNAMISKFEPDAIMIEELPDMQNEIDSLYEKYKSNHLDLAKIRNKRSEIFNIAFNIGKKSNVQKVYCVNAPGGTSQSILDNGDNIQLYKDYGINLRKIVMEKYQSLGKGELSFKDYLTFLNQPEAYNLVYRLRYVVPARVTNGYFKNPDKNIDTTKIDKQHIGAELISIFKNRDYKIYSNIVTKQLETKANRILVIIGVAHIGSLKNIFNEDPDYQVINVNEYLKK; this comes from the coding sequence ATGAAATATTTTTTTATAATTTTTCTTTTTGTACCCGCTATTCTGTTGGCTCAAGAGAATAAAGTAGAGATTTTAATTTTAGGCTCTGACCACTTGGCACAAATTTATAAAGAAGAAAATCCCAATACAGATATTTTGTCGCCTAACAATCAAAAATCTATTGATGAATTTAATGCGATGATTTCAAAATTTGAGCCGGATGCAATAATGATAGAAGAATTGCCGGATATGCAAAATGAAATTGACAGTCTATATGAAAAGTACAAATCAAACCACTTAGACTTAGCTAAAATAAGGAATAAGCGAAGTGAAATTTTTAATATTGCATTTAATATTGGTAAAAAATCTAATGTTCAAAAAGTTTATTGCGTAAATGCACCGGGAGGAACTTCTCAAAGCATTTTAGATAATGGTGACAATATTCAACTTTATAAAGACTATGGTATTAATCTTCGAAAAATTGTTATGGAAAAGTACCAATCTTTGGGCAAAGGGGAATTGTCGTTCAAAGACTATCTTACTTTTCTTAACCAACCCGAAGCATACAATTTAGTTTATAGACTTCGGTATGTCGTTCCTGCACGAGTTACAAACGGGTACTTTAAAAATCCTGATAAAAATATTGACACAACTAAAATTGACAAACAGCATATTGGTGCAGAATTAATTTCAATTTTTAAGAACAGAGATTATAAAATATATTCTAACATCGTTACTAAACAACTCGAGACTAAAGCAAATAGAATATTAGTCATTATCGGAGTTGCCCATATTGGCTCCTTAAAAAATATATTTAATGAAGACCCTGATTATCAAGTTATAAATGTGAATGAATATCTTAAAAAATAG
- a CDS encoding PRTRC system protein E → MSTNFFNQIQQLDFTGVLQLNISKGAENNLIVSVLLNNEQCGDNAKNLIPPLTFNATPQEFDEGFFEQIKAPIKTVSGVMVDMEKFLKQMEEVKKQSAMEKDKAEKAKKEKDAKDKKFKDSMAKVDELEKEGKYREAWMKVPDIAEFPEKADEIRKRKTSLSDKFATPSLFGAIEETISTPEPPQVAEVTADYSTNKQDEEETEY, encoded by the coding sequence ATGAGCACAAATTTTTTCAATCAGATACAGCAGTTGGATTTTACAGGAGTATTACAACTGAACATTTCTAAAGGAGCAGAAAATAACCTAATCGTATCGGTACTGCTCAATAACGAGCAATGCGGAGATAACGCCAAAAATCTCATTCCACCATTAACGTTTAACGCCACACCACAGGAATTTGACGAGGGATTTTTTGAGCAGATTAAAGCACCTATAAAAACCGTTTCGGGCGTAATGGTGGATATGGAAAAATTTCTAAAACAAATGGAAGAAGTCAAAAAGCAATCCGCAATGGAAAAAGACAAAGCCGAGAAAGCCAAAAAGGAAAAAGATGCCAAAGACAAGAAGTTCAAAGATAGCATGGCAAAAGTGGACGAATTGGAAAAAGAGGGCAAATACCGTGAAGCGTGGATGAAAGTTCCCGACATAGCCGAGTTCCCCGAAAAAGCGGACGAGATACGCAAACGAAAAACTTCATTGTCCGACAAGTTTGCTACACCGAGCCTTTTCGGGGCAATTGAAGAAACCATATCCACACCCGAACCGCCACAGGTAGCAGAAGTTACAGCAGATTATTCCACCAATAAACAGGACGAAGAAGAAACAGAATATTAA
- the traN gene encoding conjugative transposon protein TraN, with protein sequence MKNHLKTFWAIALILGFAVTSYAQDSIKTPLALGKIEPYRMEVTYDKTSHLIFPTAIRYVDLGSEYLIAGKAEDAENVLRVKASVRNFEPETNFSVITNDGRFYSFNVYYSSYPEAMSYDLLTMQKAVDRTNGNDVLFEELGNNSPSLAGLLLETIYKKDKRIVKHIGAKSFGIQFTLKGIYIHNGKYYFHTELRNRTNVPFQIDFINFKVVDKKVAKRTVVQERPMIPLRTYKPLTEIPGQTTDQNVFLLDQFTIADDKVLLIEIYEKNGGRQQTIQVENPDLIGAKVINDMHLKF encoded by the coding sequence ATGAAAAATCATTTAAAAACCTTTTGGGCTATCGCCCTGATACTCGGCTTTGCCGTAACATCCTATGCACAGGACAGTATCAAAACGCCTCTTGCCCTGGGGAAGATAGAACCGTACCGTATGGAAGTTACATACGATAAAACTTCGCACCTGATTTTCCCCACCGCTATTCGTTACGTGGACTTGGGCAGTGAATACCTGATTGCAGGAAAAGCGGAAGATGCGGAAAACGTGCTACGTGTAAAAGCATCGGTAAGAAACTTTGAGCCGGAAACCAACTTTTCCGTTATCACAAATGACGGTCGTTTTTACAGCTTCAACGTGTATTATAGTTCCTACCCGGAGGCAATGAGCTACGACCTGCTAACAATGCAAAAAGCGGTTGACAGAACCAACGGAAACGATGTGCTTTTTGAAGAATTGGGCAACAATTCTCCCTCGCTTGCAGGCTTGCTTTTAGAAACCATTTACAAAAAGGACAAACGCATTGTAAAACATATAGGGGCTAAGAGCTTCGGCATACAGTTCACGCTGAAAGGCATTTACATCCACAACGGCAAATACTATTTCCATACGGAATTGAGAAACCGTACCAATGTGCCTTTCCAGATTGATTTTATCAATTTCAAGGTGGTGGATAAAAAGGTAGCCAAACGCACCGTGGTACAGGAACGCCCGATGATACCGCTTCGCACCTACAAGCCACTCACGGAGATTCCGGGTCAGACCACCGACCAGAATGTGTTCCTGCTGGATCAGTTTACCATTGCCGATGACAAGGTGCTCCTGATTGAGATTTACGAGAAAAACGGCGGTCGTCAGCAAACGATTCAGGTAGAAAACCCCGACCTGATAGGGGCAAAGGTCATCAACGATATGCACCTTAAATTTTAA
- a CDS encoding PRTRC system protein C — translation MLLATQLERVFILKDKGQDIRLTDPEPRWSVEAVMNFYANMYPILTTAKVSAPQIKDDAVEYRFESVMGTKG, via the coding sequence ATGTTATTAGCAACACAATTAGAACGGGTTTTTATACTCAAAGACAAAGGACAGGACATCAGGCTGACCGACCCCGAACCACGTTGGAGCGTGGAAGCCGTAATGAATTTTTACGCCAATATGTACCCAATACTCACAACGGCAAAAGTATCTGCACCGCAAATCAAAGACGATGCAGTCGAGTACAGATTTGAAAGCGTAATGGGTACAAAAGGTTAA
- a CDS encoding helix-turn-helix domain-containing protein, which yields MEVIAIQKSTLDGMKNDIKELLEMTESATRKYTPIFREEKWLDNQEVCLMMNITKRTLQTYKDKGMLPYSKLNRKNYYKLSDVQALLKAGHPYNTNDNGFTNE from the coding sequence ATGGAAGTTATCGCAATACAAAAATCCACACTGGACGGAATGAAGAATGATATAAAAGAGCTTTTGGAAATGACCGAAAGTGCCACACGGAAATATACCCCGATTTTCAGGGAAGAGAAATGGCTGGATAACCAGGAAGTGTGCCTGATGATGAACATTACCAAACGCACATTGCAGACCTATAAGGACAAAGGTATGCTGCCTTACTCCAAATTGAACCGCAAGAATTATTACAAACTCTCGGACGTACAGGCTTTGCTCAAAGCCGGGCATCCGTACAATACCAACGACAATGGATTTACTAACGAATGA
- the traJ gene encoding conjugative transposon protein TraJ, with product MEWDNLHELLRSLYDDMMPLAGDMAAVAKGLAGLGALFYVALKVWQALSRAEPIDVFPLLRPFALGLCIMFFPTIVLGTINAVLSPVVTGTHAILEDQVLDLNKLQQQKDQLEYEAMVRNPETAFMVSDEEFDKKLDELGWSPSDIGTMAGMYMDRQAYQIEKAIKDWFRNLLEILFQAAALVIDTIRTFFLIVLSILGPIAFAISVWDGFQSTLSQWLTRYISVYLWLPVSDLFSSMLARIQSLIMERDIEMLSDPTFIPDTSNTVYIIFMIIGIVGYFTIPTVTGWIIQAGGAGNFTRNVNQTAMKAGNLVGAGAGSTVGNIGGQLLKK from the coding sequence ATGGAATGGGATAATCTTCACGAACTCCTGCGTTCACTTTATGACGACATGATGCCGCTTGCAGGCGATATGGCGGCAGTTGCGAAAGGTCTGGCAGGATTGGGAGCGTTGTTTTATGTGGCATTAAAGGTTTGGCAGGCTTTAAGCCGTGCCGAACCCATTGATGTGTTCCCTCTGTTACGACCATTTGCTTTGGGACTTTGCATTATGTTCTTCCCGACCATCGTATTGGGCACCATTAATGCCGTATTAAGTCCGGTTGTCACCGGAACTCATGCGATACTAGAAGACCAGGTACTTGACCTGAATAAGCTTCAGCAACAGAAAGACCAGTTGGAATACGAAGCAATGGTACGGAATCCGGAAACTGCATTTATGGTATCGGATGAGGAATTTGACAAAAAACTGGATGAATTGGGGTGGTCGCCCTCCGACATTGGAACAATGGCGGGAATGTATATGGACAGACAGGCCTATCAGATAGAAAAGGCAATAAAAGATTGGTTCCGAAATCTGCTGGAAATACTCTTTCAGGCGGCGGCACTCGTCATAGACACCATACGAACGTTTTTTCTCATAGTCCTGTCCATACTCGGCCCGATTGCTTTTGCCATTTCTGTCTGGGATGGATTCCAAAGTACGCTCTCGCAGTGGCTTACGAGATATATCAGTGTTTATTTGTGGCTGCCCGTTTCGGATTTGTTCAGTTCGATGCTGGCAAGAATACAGTCCTTGATTATGGAGCGGGATATAGAAATGCTTTCCGATCCGACTTTCATCCCTGACACTTCCAATACGGTGTACATCATTTTTATGATTATCGGTATTGTAGGATACTTCACGATTCCAACCGTAACAGGATGGATCATCCAGGCAGGCGGTGCAGGAAACTTTACCCGCAATGTAAACCAAACGGCAATGAAAGCAGGAAACCTCGTTGGCGCAGGAGCCGGTTCAACGGTGGGGAACATTGGCGGTCAGTTACTCAAAAAATAA
- the traM gene encoding conjugative transposon protein TraM, with protein sequence MKDNAPKKTVVRVTEGNPMATTEVLQDNTENKMDKFRKPLIFGLMGIVFLGCMYLIFKPSEDKKEIENLGLNDAVPQATEAGLPEDKGKAYEQEMLERKEQEKRKALATLADYWNTDSTQDSEEDIPDEEESYGYGGGRPSGNPALNSYRNAQSTLGSFYQDDNSETKELRKQLEELKEKLAEKEMPKSVTVDDQLALMEKSYQMAAKYLPGSTTATSQTEAPNVKKSGEAEKTATPKAQFVAFTPTRRNIVSALYREPSDSAFLADWSQIKNRGFYTAGSSEQVVQPKNSIRAIVQETQTVVGETGVHLRLLESAQTPGHIIPKGTVLTASAKYQGGRLQMKITSIELAGNIIPVDINIYDMDGQPGLYVPYSSEMNALTEMAGNMSQTSGTSIMLTQNAGQQVAADLSRGIVQGISGYFAKKVRTPKVTLKAGYQVFLVSKK encoded by the coding sequence ATGAAAGATAATGCGCCTAAAAAAACGGTAGTCCGGGTAACGGAGGGTAATCCGATGGCAACAACCGAGGTGTTGCAAGACAACACAGAAAATAAAATGGACAAATTCAGAAAACCCCTCATTTTCGGCTTAATGGGAATTGTTTTCCTGGGTTGTATGTACCTCATATTTAAACCTTCCGAAGACAAAAAAGAAATAGAGAATCTTGGACTGAACGATGCTGTGCCACAGGCTACCGAAGCCGGGTTACCTGAAGATAAAGGCAAGGCATATGAGCAGGAAATGCTGGAACGCAAAGAACAGGAAAAACGCAAGGCTTTAGCTACGCTTGCCGACTATTGGAATACGGATAGCACACAGGACAGTGAGGAGGATATTCCCGATGAAGAAGAAAGCTACGGTTATGGTGGTGGCAGACCGTCCGGCAATCCTGCACTGAACAGCTACCGTAACGCCCAAAGTACATTGGGTTCTTTTTATCAGGATGATAATTCGGAAACAAAGGAACTCCGCAAACAGCTGGAGGAACTGAAAGAAAAACTGGCTGAAAAGGAAATGCCTAAATCAGTAACGGTTGATGACCAACTCGCATTGATGGAAAAATCCTATCAAATGGCAGCCAAATATCTTCCGGGCAGCACTACTGCCACAAGTCAGACAGAAGCTCCGAATGTAAAGAAATCCGGTGAAGCAGAGAAAACTGCCACACCAAAAGCACAGTTTGTGGCATTCACACCCACAAGAAGAAATATTGTATCGGCTTTGTATCGTGAGCCTTCCGACAGCGCATTTTTGGCAGACTGGAGTCAAATCAAAAACAGAGGATTTTATACAGCAGGTTCATCAGAGCAGGTCGTACAACCGAAAAACAGTATCAGAGCTATCGTGCAGGAAACCCAAACTGTTGTAGGAGAAACCGGTGTGCATTTGCGTTTACTGGAATCTGCACAAACACCCGGGCATATCATTCCGAAAGGAACGGTTTTAACCGCCAGTGCCAAATATCAGGGCGGCCGTTTACAGATGAAGATCACTTCTATAGAGTTGGCAGGAAACATCATTCCGGTGGATATAAACATTTATGACATGGACGGACAGCCGGGGTTGTACGTCCCGTATTCATCCGAAATGAACGCCCTTACCGAAATGGCGGGCAATATGAGCCAGACATCAGGAACCAGCATAATGCTTACACAGAATGCAGGACAACAAGTAGCGGCAGACCTGAGCCGTGGCATTGTACAGGGCATTTCGGGCTACTTCGCTAAAAAAGTAAGAACCCCAAAGGTTACACTGAAAGCGGGGTATCAGGTCTTCTTGGTATCTAAAAAATAA
- a CDS encoding alpha/beta hydrolase, with protein MKNFFKILGIIGLVILVFYLISIPIIRDKNPIKEIVFFTPTKYDKTRIFNQLDSSFLANISKDSILFAANKFIDSRNSDSLFLNHTKIKRDFKKLTNKSNSEFYTIAPNSYEKVGIFMLGNTFNVFNVFDQLTELSQNAKMKIYVITYNGNGYSEGQSSFKDQFNVNKKFYDYINSNEKVDYVFGHSLGTVFATKLAVDYKTPNLILLSPASNLDDMISYFKGLTNIFARPYFNTSELETLGIDKLADNSEKVKNYHGNLLLIHGTNDTNLPYSMSEKILNNCPSNSKRLITVKDGDHYTAFKKENWNRLMADLK; from the coding sequence ATGAAGAATTTTTTTAAAATTTTAGGAATAATCGGTTTGGTTATTTTGGTATTCTATTTAATCTCAATTCCGATTATAAGAGATAAAAATCCAATAAAAGAAATCGTATTTTTTACACCAACGAAATATGACAAAACAAGAATATTCAATCAGTTAGATTCATCATTTTTAGCAAATATTTCTAAAGATTCGATTTTATTTGCGGCAAACAAATTTATTGACTCCAGGAACTCTGATTCATTATTTTTGAATCATACCAAAATTAAGAGAGATTTCAAGAAATTAACAAATAAATCAAATTCAGAATTTTATACAATTGCTCCAAATTCTTACGAAAAAGTTGGGATTTTTATGTTGGGAAATACATTTAATGTTTTCAATGTTTTTGACCAATTGACCGAATTGTCCCAAAATGCTAAAATGAAAATTTATGTAATTACATACAATGGAAATGGCTATTCTGAGGGACAATCAAGTTTTAAAGACCAATTTAATGTTAATAAAAAATTTTATGACTACATAAATTCAAACGAAAAAGTTGATTATGTTTTCGGACATTCTTTAGGAACTGTCTTTGCTACGAAATTAGCTGTTGATTATAAAACCCCTAATTTAATCTTACTTTCTCCAGCTTCAAATCTTGACGATATGATTTCATATTTTAAGGGATTGACAAATATTTTTGCTAGACCTTATTTCAATACTTCTGAATTAGAAACCTTGGGAATTGACAAACTCGCAGACAATTCAGAAAAAGTCAAAAATTATCACGGAAATTTATTATTAATTCACGGAACAAATGATACAAATCTTCCTTATTCTATGTCAGAAAAAATATTAAATAATTGTCCTTCAAATTCTAAAAGATTGATAACTGTTAAAGACGGAGATCATTATACTGCATTCAAAAAAGAGAATTGGAATAGACTTATGGCAGATTTAAAATAA
- the traK gene encoding conjugative transposon protein TraK: protein MEFKTLRNIENSFRQIRLYAIVFAVLCIGVVGYAVWQSYRFAEEQRQKIYVLDNGKSLMLALSQDASINRPVEAREHVRRFHELFFTLAPDKNAIESNMKRAFNLADKSAFDYYKDLSEKGYYSRIISGNVQQRIEVDSVICNFDTYPYAVRTYAKQFIIRSSNVTKRNLITSCYLVNSVRSDNNPQGFNIEKFAVLENRDIEVIER, encoded by the coding sequence ATGGAATTTAAAACACTGAGAAATATAGAAAACAGTTTCAGGCAGATAAGGCTTTATGCCATTGTTTTTGCCGTACTCTGTATTGGCGTTGTAGGATATGCCGTATGGCAGTCCTACCGCTTTGCCGAAGAACAACGACAGAAAATCTATGTGCTGGATAATGGTAAATCATTGATGCTTGCCTTATCGCAGGATGCCAGTATCAACCGTCCTGTAGAGGCAAGAGAACACGTCAGACGTTTTCACGAACTGTTCTTCACGCTCGCTCCCGACAAGAATGCGATTGAAAGCAATATGAAAAGAGCCTTTAATCTTGCCGATAAATCAGCATTCGATTACTACAAGGACCTGTCGGAAAAAGGATATTACAGTAGGATTATTTCTGGAAATGTACAGCAACGCATCGAGGTGGATAGTGTAATCTGCAATTTTGATACCTATCCGTATGCGGTACGTACCTATGCAAAACAGTTTATCATTCGCTCCAGCAACGTAACCAAACGTAACCTGATTACTTCCTGCTATCTGGTGAATTCCGTTCGCTCTGATAACAACCCGCAGGGTTTTAACATAGAGAAGTTTGCAGTATTGGAGAATAGGGATATAGAAGTCATAGAACGCTAA
- a CDS encoding conjugal transfer protein TraO, giving the protein MKKYIYTVMLLVMGITAAQAQRMLPGQKGIEISTGTLSDEKPARNYFVNIGLTVNGKHGNYQLWALEYMHQYHRYKGINIPQETYTAEGGYSFYLFGTPVKSVSVNLGITGVVGYETVNRGEQILYDGAKLPYDDEVIYGAGGRISIEAYLSNRFVFFVQGRAKMMWGTPLEKFRPAAGVGLRFNL; this is encoded by the coding sequence ATGAAAAAGTATATCTATACCGTGATGCTCCTTGTAATGGGCATCACAGCGGCACAGGCACAAAGGATGCTGCCCGGACAAAAAGGAATTGAAATCAGCACCGGAACACTGTCCGATGAAAAGCCGGCTCGCAATTATTTCGTGAATATCGGCTTGACCGTAAACGGGAAGCATGGCAACTACCAGCTATGGGCATTGGAATATATGCACCAGTATCATCGGTACAAAGGCATAAATATTCCGCAGGAAACCTACACGGCAGAGGGCGGTTACAGCTTTTACCTTTTCGGAACGCCTGTAAAAAGCGTTTCGGTAAACCTGGGGATTACCGGTGTGGTGGGTTATGAAACCGTCAATCGTGGCGAGCAGATATTATACGACGGTGCAAAACTACCATACGACGATGAGGTCATTTACGGTGCAGGCGGCAGGATTTCCATTGAAGCTTACCTATCCAACAGGTTTGTGTTTTTTGTACAGGGGCGTGCAAAAATGATGTGGGGAACACCTTTGGAAAAGTTCCGTCCTGCCGCCGGAGTGGGATTAAGATTTAACCTTTAA
- a CDS encoding PRTRC system protein B has translation MNNKNSITKSFGTLYHPKSALVFYEAKGENSDVYVEHFDMDKNGNPINAHPLTVNEAKVLAKSLQTDEEKNQAFLKPKGILLTNILHISPNAEKGTVLWYTKAQQRQMYFVDSLNIPSGKAQVPPMLWYANKNSLAVFALATDRRPTEKTPLHYAPFFNIYEDGKVCMGTVNINIKNSASVEEFIQAWEDYFFNSYFSHSLSTNLTRTNIVNLWKDLVGTDNPFPTEVLKKNNKTLKNLL, from the coding sequence ATGAACAACAAAAATAGCATAACAAAGAGTTTCGGCACATTATACCACCCGAAATCCGCTTTGGTTTTCTATGAAGCCAAAGGCGAAAATTCAGATGTGTATGTGGAGCATTTTGATATGGATAAAAATGGTAACCCAATCAACGCCCACCCATTGACCGTAAACGAAGCCAAAGTATTGGCAAAGTCCTTACAGACTGATGAAGAAAAGAACCAAGCCTTTTTAAAGCCAAAGGGAATTTTGCTGACCAATATTCTGCACATCAGTCCGAATGCTGAAAAAGGCACGGTACTATGGTACACCAAAGCACAGCAGCGGCAAATGTATTTTGTGGATAGTTTGAATATACCGAGCGGAAAGGCACAAGTACCGCCAATGCTATGGTACGCCAATAAAAACAGCCTTGCCGTCTTTGCACTTGCAACAGACAGAAGACCGACAGAAAAAACGCCCTTGCATTACGCTCCGTTCTTTAACATCTATGAAGACGGCAAAGTGTGTATGGGTACAGTAAATATTAACATTAAAAATTCCGCTTCGGTAGAGGAATTTATACAGGCGTGGGAAGATTATTTTTTCAACAGCTATTTCAGTCATTCATTGAGTACAAACCTCACAAGAACAAACATTGTAAACCTTTGGAAAGACCTTGTCGGTACAGATAACCCCTTTCCGACAGAAGTATTAAAGAAGAACAACAAAACCCTTAAAAATCTATTGTGA
- a CDS encoding nitrogen regulatory IIA protein: MKKVREKVDRYIEKLDGRWQALPLRKQHQYTLYFFLGYLILTAAVICKIWYDTQKNGNDMVIEHIENQVLKKNQNPDTTSSTLKNKDYER; the protein is encoded by the coding sequence ATGAAAAAAGTAAGAGAAAAAGTGGATCGATACATTGAAAAGCTGGACGGGCGTTGGCAGGCATTACCCTTACGGAAACAGCATCAATACACGCTGTATTTCTTTTTAGGTTATCTGATTCTTACTGCAGCCGTCATTTGCAAAATTTGGTACGATACCCAAAAGAACGGTAACGATATGGTTATCGAGCACATTGAAAACCAGGTTCTTAAAAAGAATCAAAACCCAGATACGACATCATCAACTTTAAAAAACAAGGATTATGAAAGATAA
- a CDS encoding PRTRC system ThiF family protein, which translates to MNTQETTKTAVHFTDIYLLNPTNPISVNVIGAGGTGSKVLTALLEINESLLALGHAGLQVRLWDDDIITTANLGRQRFFESETGLYKSVALINRVNRCIGTNWKAETVKFEKDKFGRLPENARATLTITCVDNVQARFGVAEILKEESLRRHYPDDPKYWVDFGNSQRTGQVLLSTIGTIKQPNSEKYETVASLPMVTDEFGELLKQSEKEDNTPSCSLAEALQKQDLFINGSLAQMGCDLLWGLFRYGMTEYRGFFHNLKDFRTHPIKVA; encoded by the coding sequence ATGAATACACAGGAAACAACAAAAACCGCCGTACATTTTACGGACATCTATTTACTTAATCCGACCAACCCAATTTCGGTTAATGTAATTGGAGCAGGTGGTACAGGCTCAAAGGTATTGACTGCCTTGTTAGAGATTAATGAGAGCCTTTTAGCATTGGGACATGCAGGATTACAGGTGCGTTTATGGGACGATGATATTATCACAACCGCAAATTTAGGCAGACAGCGCTTTTTTGAAAGCGAAACAGGATTGTACAAATCCGTTGCGTTAATCAACCGTGTCAATCGTTGTATCGGAACGAATTGGAAAGCCGAAACGGTCAAGTTTGAAAAGGACAAGTTTGGCAGGTTGCCCGAAAATGCAAGGGCAACCCTAACCATTACCTGTGTGGACAATGTACAGGCAAGGTTTGGCGTTGCTGAAATTCTGAAAGAAGAAAGCCTCCGCAGACACTACCCGGATGACCCAAAGTATTGGGTTGATTTTGGGAACAGCCAACGCACAGGGCAAGTCCTACTATCTACAATAGGAACTATCAAACAACCCAATTCAGAAAAGTACGAAACGGTGGCAAGCCTGCCAATGGTTACAGATGAATTTGGCGAGTTGCTGAAGCAATCCGAAAAAGAGGACAACACGCCAAGTTGCTCATTGGCGGAAGCATTGCAAAAGCAGGATTTGTTTATCAATGGTTCATTGGCTCAAATGGGCTGTGATTTGCTTTGGGGGTTGTTCCGCTACGGAATGACCGAATACAGGGGATTTTTTCACAATCTGAAAGACTTCCGCACCCACCCGATAAAAGTCGCCTGA
- a CDS encoding DUF3872 domain-containing protein produces the protein MKRIFDNNKPRLKSVWALLAVLLSAFLFTSCDKDDLEIQQNFPFEVSVMPIPGEVANGQTVEIRITIQPTGNYANTAYSIRYFQFDGTGTLQYYSEPPYLPNDLYPLASTQFRLYYTSTSTVSQSFDVWISDNFGNEKQLSFDFNSSD, from the coding sequence ATGAAACGAATCTTTGATAACAACAAACCCCGCCTGAAATCCGTATGGGCATTGCTGGCGGTCTTGCTAAGCGCATTTTTGTTTACGTCCTGCGACAAGGACGATTTGGAAATACAACAGAACTTTCCGTTTGAGGTAAGCGTAATGCCTATACCCGGCGAAGTGGCAAACGGGCAGACGGTGGAAATACGTATTACCATACAGCCGACAGGAAATTACGCCAATACAGCGTATTCTATCCGCTACTTTCAGTTCGATGGCACGGGAACATTGCAGTATTACAGCGAACCGCCGTACCTACCCAATGATTTGTATCCGTTGGCTTCCACGCAGTTCAGGTTGTATTACACGTCCACATCAACGGTATCACAATCCTTTGACGTGTGGATTTCGGACAACTTCGGGAATGAAAAGCAATTGAGCTTTGATTTCAACAGTAGTGATTGA